The following proteins are co-located in the Megalobrama amblycephala isolate DHTTF-2021 linkage group LG12, ASM1881202v1, whole genome shotgun sequence genome:
- the LOC125280518 gene encoding interleukin-17 receptor B-like isoform X1 gives MRRDKAETLLISTCVQGWTLKKNLKFALDCRFWIESVQMDLLNLMREITAFVLLIQWTTSDSSSHSIVSVCRKEADYNPIELYTSHESIPSPLHAVSADLSESQSSLNIRWAINVDSTIHTLKSTWIQVTSELTYRCEYQPPFTSKQIDLDALQQLWFNFTVSNLPICPSNIYTICAYNLPPPPAVEDNYIKSFETAEVQWNAQIYSVLHGDKIVVNFNASSAADRYTIKLTKKGDDVEDLLKTVEKKGGCKECQVELEYTGPCEDLKIWILPHFEACSHDSYAQHEVKCTDRPDLAIGAGCMLVLLFLSILLCCCILCQILWWVRGSKRGSSVRVLVVYPAVDGVFQRAVMLLTQFLRSRGGVTVVIDVWERGSLAEQGPLRWLHTQADLADRVLIILPPQRTQTDNLKSNLVPGMTDDTVSASASTLFTLTLNLVSSAAHDPHGRDKFWVIKLDHDNKSVQTELRGCRTFVLPRHLERLHQQLSGGEIKSLTLLTCFRSFYFKNALEHMEINTDFPTCAEANSLDEKPQFLL, from the exons ATGAGAAGAGATAAAGCAGAGACGCTGCTCATTTCAACTTGTGTTCAAGGTTGGACCCTGAAGAAG AATCTGAAGTTTGCCTTGGACTGTCGTTTTTGGATTGAGTCTGTTCAGATGGATCTTCTGAACCTCATGAGGGAAATCACTGCTTTTGTCTTATTAATCCAGTGGACAACGTCTGACAGCAGTTCTCACAGTATA GTTTCTGTATGTCGCAAAGAAG caGATTATAACCCTATAGAATTGTATACGTCTCATGAGTCTATCCCTTCACCCTTACATGCTGTGTCTGCGGACCTGAGTGAATCTCAATCCTCACTCAATATAAGATGGGCCATTAATGTGGATA GTACCATTCACACCCTTAAAAGCACATGGATACAGGTTACTTCAGAGTTAACTTATAGATGTGAATACCAGCCTCCATTTACCTCAAAGCAAATCGATCTCGATGCTCTACAACAG ctgtggtTCAATTTCACTGTGTCAAATTTACCCATTTGTCCTTCAAACATATATACCATCTGCGCCTATAACCTACCACCACCACCTGCAGTGGAGGACAATTATATCAAGTCTTTCGAAACAG CTGAAGTCCAATGGAACGCTCAGATTTATTCAGTCCTTCATGGTGATAAAATAGTGGTGAACTTCAATGCGAGCTCTGCGGCGGACAGATACACCATCAAACTGACAAAAAAAGGAGATGACGTTGAAGATTTACTAAAAACTGTTGAGAAAAAAGGG GGATGCAAAGAATGTCAAGTGGAACTGGAATACACGGGTCCCTGTGAAGACCTTAAAATATGG ATATTACCTCACTTTGAAGCCTGTTCGCATGATAGTTATGCTCAGCATGAAGTGAAATGTACGG ACAGGCCTGATTTGGCCATTGGTGCTGGATGCATGCTGGTGCTTCTTTTCCTTTCGATACTTCTCTGCTGCTGCATCCTGT GTCAAATCCTCTGGTGGGTTCGTGGCTCGAAGCGTGGCTCGTCCGTGCGGGTGTTGGTGGTGTATCCTGCAGTAGACGGTGTGTTTCAGCGCGCTGTGATGCTCCTGACTCAATTCCTGAGGAGTCGCGGTGGTGTAACTGTAGTCATCGACGTGTGGGAGAGAGGAAGTCTAGCTGAACAAGGGCCGCTCCGCTGGCTCCACACACAGGCCGACCTCGCTGACCGAGTCCTGATCATCTTACCACCTCAACGCACACAGACTG ACAACCTTAAATCAAACCTTGTTCCTGGCATGACCGACGACACCGTTTCAGCGTCTGCCAGCACTCTCTTCACCCTGACCCTCAACCTAGTGTCCAGCGCTGCCCATGACCCGCACGGTCGGGACAAGTTCTGGGTCATCAAACTGGACCACGACAACAAGAGCGTGCAAACTGAGCTGAGAGGCTGCAGGACCTTTGTTCTGCCCCGACACTTGGAACGGCTTCATCAACAGCTGTCGGGTGGAGAGATCAAGAGCCTGACGCTGCTGACCTGCTTCAGGTCCTTCTACTTCAAAAACGCCTTGGAGCACATGGAAATCAATACAGACTTCCCAACCTGTGCTGAAGCCAACAGCCTGGACGAAAAACCTCAATTCTTGCTATAA
- the LOC125280518 gene encoding interleukin-17 receptor B-like isoform X2, giving the protein MRRDKAETLLISTCVQGWTLKKNLKFALDCRFWIESVQMDLLNLMREITAFVLLIQWTTSDSSSHSIVSVCRKEDYNPIELYTSHESIPSPLHAVSADLSESQSSLNIRWAINVDSTIHTLKSTWIQVTSELTYRCEYQPPFTSKQIDLDALQQLWFNFTVSNLPICPSNIYTICAYNLPPPPAVEDNYIKSFETAEVQWNAQIYSVLHGDKIVVNFNASSAADRYTIKLTKKGDDVEDLLKTVEKKGGCKECQVELEYTGPCEDLKIWILPHFEACSHDSYAQHEVKCTDRPDLAIGAGCMLVLLFLSILLCCCILCQILWWVRGSKRGSSVRVLVVYPAVDGVFQRAVMLLTQFLRSRGGVTVVIDVWERGSLAEQGPLRWLHTQADLADRVLIILPPQRTQTDNLKSNLVPGMTDDTVSASASTLFTLTLNLVSSAAHDPHGRDKFWVIKLDHDNKSVQTELRGCRTFVLPRHLERLHQQLSGGEIKSLTLLTCFRSFYFKNALEHMEINTDFPTCAEANSLDEKPQFLL; this is encoded by the exons ATGAGAAGAGATAAAGCAGAGACGCTGCTCATTTCAACTTGTGTTCAAGGTTGGACCCTGAAGAAG AATCTGAAGTTTGCCTTGGACTGTCGTTTTTGGATTGAGTCTGTTCAGATGGATCTTCTGAACCTCATGAGGGAAATCACTGCTTTTGTCTTATTAATCCAGTGGACAACGTCTGACAGCAGTTCTCACAGTATA GTTTCTGTATGTCGCAAAGAAG ATTATAACCCTATAGAATTGTATACGTCTCATGAGTCTATCCCTTCACCCTTACATGCTGTGTCTGCGGACCTGAGTGAATCTCAATCCTCACTCAATATAAGATGGGCCATTAATGTGGATA GTACCATTCACACCCTTAAAAGCACATGGATACAGGTTACTTCAGAGTTAACTTATAGATGTGAATACCAGCCTCCATTTACCTCAAAGCAAATCGATCTCGATGCTCTACAACAG ctgtggtTCAATTTCACTGTGTCAAATTTACCCATTTGTCCTTCAAACATATATACCATCTGCGCCTATAACCTACCACCACCACCTGCAGTGGAGGACAATTATATCAAGTCTTTCGAAACAG CTGAAGTCCAATGGAACGCTCAGATTTATTCAGTCCTTCATGGTGATAAAATAGTGGTGAACTTCAATGCGAGCTCTGCGGCGGACAGATACACCATCAAACTGACAAAAAAAGGAGATGACGTTGAAGATTTACTAAAAACTGTTGAGAAAAAAGGG GGATGCAAAGAATGTCAAGTGGAACTGGAATACACGGGTCCCTGTGAAGACCTTAAAATATGG ATATTACCTCACTTTGAAGCCTGTTCGCATGATAGTTATGCTCAGCATGAAGTGAAATGTACGG ACAGGCCTGATTTGGCCATTGGTGCTGGATGCATGCTGGTGCTTCTTTTCCTTTCGATACTTCTCTGCTGCTGCATCCTGT GTCAAATCCTCTGGTGGGTTCGTGGCTCGAAGCGTGGCTCGTCCGTGCGGGTGTTGGTGGTGTATCCTGCAGTAGACGGTGTGTTTCAGCGCGCTGTGATGCTCCTGACTCAATTCCTGAGGAGTCGCGGTGGTGTAACTGTAGTCATCGACGTGTGGGAGAGAGGAAGTCTAGCTGAACAAGGGCCGCTCCGCTGGCTCCACACACAGGCCGACCTCGCTGACCGAGTCCTGATCATCTTACCACCTCAACGCACACAGACTG ACAACCTTAAATCAAACCTTGTTCCTGGCATGACCGACGACACCGTTTCAGCGTCTGCCAGCACTCTCTTCACCCTGACCCTCAACCTAGTGTCCAGCGCTGCCCATGACCCGCACGGTCGGGACAAGTTCTGGGTCATCAAACTGGACCACGACAACAAGAGCGTGCAAACTGAGCTGAGAGGCTGCAGGACCTTTGTTCTGCCCCGACACTTGGAACGGCTTCATCAACAGCTGTCGGGTGGAGAGATCAAGAGCCTGACGCTGCTGACCTGCTTCAGGTCCTTCTACTTCAAAAACGCCTTGGAGCACATGGAAATCAATACAGACTTCCCAACCTGTGCTGAAGCCAACAGCCTGGACGAAAAACCTCAATTCTTGCTATAA